TAAAAGATGTCACCCTGGCAGCAGTGCCCCAGAAGGCTGGCTGGCCATTCTATCCTAAGCAGCTCTTCAGTCTTCCCTTTGGATCTAAGGGCATCTCCAGCTCTACTACTGTAGGAAGTTTCCTTCCTGCTTAAGTTAGTCAGAGTTCATGTCCACTCCTTTGGAATTCAAGAACCTTAAGTCACGTGTTATTTTTCCATGCCAGCTATCTAAGATAATATCATCATCAACCTCCTAGACACTCAGACTTGAAACCCAAACTACGAAATCGTCCCTCGCATGCAGTCACTCACTCATTCAGTGGCAAAAATTCTGCCTCTTCAGGGCCTCTGTCATGCAACCATCCTTTTAATTGTCAATACCCTAAATCAGGAACTCTACCTCTCACTGGGTTActtattcattaaacaaatatttttctaaagcaCAGATTAGATTCTGTCTCTATGGATATAACTTCTGTGGTTCTTCTGTAAGTCTGCACGATAGGCTTTTCATCATctaattacttttctttctaatcttaatagaaatatctaaaatataaggTTACTTTAACATCTCTAAAATATCAGGTTACTTTAACATGGTCATGAAAGtagataaaaatgttaaaaatccaATCTTTATGTGATGTCTggtatttttcttcaaagtaatATGGGAAGGGTAAAGGATGGGGAAGGACTGGCCTGGTTTAATGACAGTTGAGGCTGGATGATGGGTATATTTGAGTTCAATAtgctatttgattttcaaaagtcTCTacaatgcaattttaaaaatctttacttaTTCAAGAAGGAAGTCCATATGTACTATTTCAATTCTGCAgacaataagaaaaacatttatattttttaatgtaagaaatATAGAACTGAGtctaaaaaggaataaagaaaacttGACTGACATAACAaaagataggaagaaataaaacggAAAGCACAATTATCAGAATAAGAGAGGAAAATCAAACCTAGCAGGCATCACAAAAAATGTGAACGGGTTATATTagacaaaatacttttttaaaaagtctacaaCCTACCagataaattcaaataatttcctttgagaaataaaatctcaTCTTCAAAAACAGAAACACTCATACCTGAAGTGATTCCCACTTAGAGTCTCAAGACCTTCTGTTATGGCACAGTACAGGCTGGTCTGGGCTCCCTGCTGAGGAGTCTTGATGAAGAAGGAGAAAAGCCACCACATCCACCTCATGAAAGATGAGTGCCGAACCAATTCTGATTTGACGGTGCCAGGATGTACAGAATATGTGGTAACGCCAGAGCCTATAGTGGGTGCATGTAAAGAGGGGAAGACAGGACTCGATTTTACCAAACATCCAAAAAAAGCAAACGATGGGAAGAAACTTGTGACCCCACAAGTGAACCCTCTGCCCATGGTAACATCATAAGCACTACTCACAGTTAATTTACACTTCCGTTTCACAGATTAAGAAGTTAAGGCTCTGAGAGGTTATTAACTGTTTCAGTGTAGCAGAACCAGGACTCGACCTCTTAGGAACACTTTACATTGTTGACCCTCTCTTTCTATAAGTCCTCTATTTTATTGGCTCCCATGACCCACACCTCTTCTGGTCTTCTTAACCCTTCCAGCTGCTTTGTCTCAGTTTCCTGGACATCCTTGGTCATCATTTTCTACCCAAATGTTAAGTTGGAATTCTCATGGCTCACTAGACTCCCTCTCTGTAATTGTATAGTGCTCACACTGCATCTACAGCCCAAACTGTTTCTTTGAATTCTACAGTGACTATGCGAGAGAGCATAACAAGGTGGTGAAGAGCATGGACTTTGTAGACAGAATGCCCAGTTTCATCTCCCAGCTCCCTTCATTAGTTGTGTAACCATTGACAAGCTTCCGTTTTTGTGACTcactttctcatctctaaaatggggctAATCATGATACCTACACCGCACAGGGTTGTTCTGAGTATTAGATAAGCTCACATATGTAAAAGAGCTTAGAATAGTCCCTTGTATATGGGAAGTGCTAAATGACACTTCTGCACATGCTATTTCAGGTTCCCAACCCTGTCTGGAAATCTTGAAaccaaaaatgtttcaaatttcttCTGATTTTAGCAGAATATGAGACATACCCATATCTTGCCAATTGCCTAATCTCCCTAGTGTAGTTGAGGTTTTGCTACCAAATGAGTGAAAAGAGCTGTGGATTTCACTACTTGAGATAAAGTACATATTTTCAACTGCCTATTCCAGTCTTCGCTAGATAACCCATCATAATGTAGATTCAGAGGCTCGAAAGCAACTTCCACTTTTAAGTCCAAAACTGGTTGCTGCCATGTCCCCTAAATGCCCAAATTGGCATCTAGAAGCAGCTCCTGATGATCCCCACTTCACCATGCCAACAAAGCTCTGTGGTTTTACATATGCATTTACATATGCTTGTCATACACAAGGAACTGCATTTCTAACATGGTATCTTGGCAGTTTTTCCATGTGGTACATATTCACATCCATTCATTTTGTTAGCTGTATTACATTTAATATAGCTGCACCTTAGGTTaattatccattttcttttttaaatttttttagttgtcaatggacctttattttatttattgatatgtgatcctgagaatcaaacccacaaTCTCTGTGGTTTCTACATCCTAAATCTCTCAGGAGTGTCTACTACACTCCACTTCTACCACCCTCATCCAAGTCACCTTCATTCTCACCTTAACTACTGAAACTGCTTGCTGCACCTACTCCTGCCATTTCTAAAAGACTTTAATTTCAAAGGTTTTCCAGTGCTCTTCAAATAAACGCTAACATTCAAACTGTGGCCTCTATCTACTCTCAGTTTTAGCCCAATCCTGTATTCTAACCATCATGGTCTTCTCTGTTTCTCAAACCAAGCCCATACTTTATTCATCTTCTTCCTTCTGGCTGGAATGTTCCCCAGCCTCCTCACCCCACCTGCACCTATCACccatttaatttctaattatccTTCAGGGTTCAGACTGCAACTTACTTTCTCAGAGAATCTTTCTTAAACCCTTAGACTGAATAAGGTCCTTGCCAGCTCTCAATCCATTATAAGTCCTTGCACTTTTCCATTATAACATTATtgcaattaaaattaaacagCAGAGACAAAAAGGAAACAATCTTTATGTTGTTAAGAAAATggataaacagggctggggttgtggctcaatggtagagcacttgcctggcaggtgtgaggcactgggttcgattctcagcatcacatataaataaataaaataaaggtccattaacaactaaaaaaaatttaaaaagaaaaaagaaaatggataaataaactaagTACAGCTATATTAAATGTAATATAGCCAACAAAATGAATGTGAGTAAATATGTACCACATGGAAAAACTGCCAAGATACCATGTTAGAAATGCAGTTCCTTGTGTATGACAAGCATATGTAAATGCACAGGAATGACTGGAAATAAGCACAATAAGTTGTTGACAGCAGTCACTTGAGGGGAGAAAACTGGGAGGGGAAGAAAGTGGAATAAATAAAGAgggctttcatttttaattctatatactATCATACTATTTGAACTTTTTACAGCAAAAATTATTGATGTATTACAACAAACGTACAAACACTTACCCAATAAGTGTTTGCCTCATCTCTCTCCATTAGAtataaaacaaatcaagaaaGAGCCTACACCTATCTTGTCCCCCACCTCCTCATCCCTAGTCCCCTAAATAGGGCATGGAATGCCACTGGCATGGAGTACAGGTCTGCAGAATGGTTGGATGAATCAATCTGTCACACCAGGGTTCTTACTCTTCATCACAGCTATTTTCCACCTAATCCAGGAAAACTGTCAGGTTTACTAATTCTCACCCTGGACCCATCTCTACACCTCCAGGCTGCCCTAGCTCCCTGACTTACCCATTGGATAGTTCTCACCATGCAGTTATCCTCATCTATCCTGAGTTAATAAAGGATGTCATGCCCTGGGCACAGACTGGGCATATGGATTGAGGGGACTGCCaactttctttctctcatctCATGGCTGACCATGAGATATGATGATCCTGTTCCAACAGTGGGGATCCTGTGCTTAATTCCTTGAGCCTGAATTCTGCCTGCCTCAATTCTGATGCATTGCCCTTTTAGATTGAGATTTCCTTTATCTTTGTTGGAAATCCCAAGTAGAACACACTAAGAACTTCTGTTTACTTGTGACTGGAGATTCCTCTTCACAAGCATACTATCCCTCTTATTTGATGCCTCCTCCAGAATCCCAGCACATGTTTTATTCTAATGGCTGCATCTAGTGCCAGTTCAGTTCCCTCCATGCTACTCAGTCTCACTAAgagtaaaaaaaattctgacttgCTCATGAGCCTGAATTACGACAATAATCTGGGGAGCAATCTCATTGTACTATGcggaaataaattttgaaaaattaagtaatttgcttCAGCTCACACAATAAATAGTGGAGCCTTCAGAATCAAAGTAAGAATCTCCCTGTTCCCAACTAGCCACCTCCAATGTTTAGTGGGCTATTTACTAAAATCATCTCCATTTAGAGTCATGGAAGCAGGTCCTATGTCCAGGTGACAGGCTCTAGAAAACATTTTCCATTCTTGTGGCATTTAGCTACCTCCCACTGACTTATGTCTCCACATTCATTTCTTCCAAACCCACCTTTCAGTCTCCTGGCCAGTTCCTGGGTGAAAAGAATGTTGGCTAACTTGCTGTGACAATAGGCTAGAGCTGCATTGTAGAATTTCTCGCCCTGCAGGTTATGGAAGTGGATTCTTCCCAGGTGATGTGCCAAGGAAGACACATTTACTACCCTTGATGGGGCTGATTCCTTCAGTCTCTCTAGGAGCAGATGGGTCAGGAGAAAGTGACCTGTTGAGAAAAACTAGGATTAACAGAGTTCAAGGCCAGGGTGAGGAGCAGAGGTAAGCAGGGCTCAGCTATGGGAGACAGAGAATTCAGGAATGAGGCCTTTCACCTCAACTTTACACTCTCAACTACACAAGTCCAGTGAGGGTTTAGGGAAATAGAAACAGCCAAAGTCATAGATAGCCTTATATAGGAGGTGGGTCTGACTATATCACCATGaaatcctgtcttgttccaatggTGGTAGCCTCTCCCTGATACCAGCCACAGGATCACTTCTAAGAAGCAACACAGGCTCTAATCCAATTAGGACATTGGAAAATATCCCCAAGGTAAACCACATCTGGACTACAGAGTAAAAAGTGAGCAGAACCTGAGGCAGGCCTCAGCTTCAGGCTGGTCTAAACTATAATACTCACATGGTCTATTATGGCCCTGAGCTCCAATCACACCACAAAGAAGGCTCAGTCTGACCCCTAATTTTTCCAAGGAGAACTTTAGATTTCTTCTAGTTTTATGATAAGGCCAGATCACCTACCCAAGTGGTTGACTCCCATGTGCATCTCAAAGCCATCTGCTGTCTTAGAGTAGGGACACATCATCACTCCTGCATTGTTGATCAAAATGTGGAGGTGCTTTTCCTCTGCAGGAAGAGAAGATGGAGCATGAACATGGCCAGCCACAGCTGTTACTTTGACACATGCCTCACAGCCCAGGCTTTGAAAGTTGGGGTGCAGGACTTCAATCTTCCCTCCAGTTCCCCTTCACTGCATTGTTTTTCATTGTAAGAACTTAGTTGAATCCTGCCTCCTTCTACAACAGGGCAAAATACTATCTGACATCACTGAATAGCCTTCCCAATATTTCCAGTTGAGGAGCCACCTACTCACTGCCTTTGGGAAGTATTCTGTCCACCTTTCCCAATCGAAAGATTTCCCAAGGTGAATGGGAAGATtccaaagcaagagaaaaaaggatGTTCTATATATATCCCTGCCTCTGGGATTCAGGCCCCAAAAGAAACTTGCCAACTCTCTTTAGGGGTCCATTTCCTTATGTGGTTCAAGTTCATAAAAGTGGAAGTTATTTTCCTGGGAGACCTAGATCCCTGGGCAATAAGGAGGAATATGCTTGGATTTGCTTTTCATGAGatctacagttttgtttttttttcaatactggggattgaacccagggtctcacacatgctaggcaatgttctaccactgagttacatccaaagcccttttaaaatttttattttgagataggttctctaaattgtccaggctggcttcaaatttgtgatcttcttgcctcagaatcctgagtagctgggattataggtgtgtaccaccacacctggcacctACTATAGGTTTTTATGTTAATTTCTCAGCTCAAGAgtctggcaccaaaaaaaaatttttttttaatatttatggacttttattttattcatttatttatatgtggtgctgagaatcaaacccagtgcctcacacatgctaggcaagtactctaccactgagccataacctcagtccccaaaaatatttcttttaattaaaaaataaagatcctaCACCATTCTGGTATGATTCAGACCCCAAAGATGATACCAGTTTGGGGTTTTAGTTTCTTGCAGATGACTGTTCATCTGTGTCCTGAGGAGATGGAAAGGTTCTTTGTCCTGTCCCTGAGCTGGTAGTCAGGGTTTTGTGGTTTATCTAATCCCTTTACCATGGACCAGATGGTCCTTTGTGA
The Sciurus carolinensis chromosome 2, mSciCar1.2, whole genome shotgun sequence DNA segment above includes these coding regions:
- the Rdh11 gene encoding retinol dehydrogenase 11, with product MVVLLILFFLLPFLLYVAAPQIRKMLSSGVCTSTVQLPGKVAVVTGANTGIGKETAKELAQRGARVYLACRDVQKGELVASEIQAMTGNQEVLVRKLDLSDTKSIRAFAKDFLAQEKHLHILINNAGVMMCPYSKTADGFEMHMGVNHLGHFLLTHLLLERLKESAPSRVVNVSSLAHHLGRIHFHNLQGEKFYNAALAYCHSKLANILFTQELARRLKGSGVTTYSVHPGTVKSELVRHSSFMRWMWWLFSFFIKTPQQGAQTSLYCAITEGLETLSGNHFSDCHVAWVSAQARNETIARRLWDVSCDLLGLPMD